One stretch of Roseovarius mucosus DNA includes these proteins:
- a CDS encoding rod-binding protein produces the protein MTLPPLATAFDARQTASLSDDRIAAKATRDEDRLRGAAEGFEALFLNQILQSGRAASFGDSLTESSATQTAQSLLDSTLTEVGAGRSGLGLSEAIYRQFSAHLGGVQE, from the coding sequence ATGACCCTGCCCCCGCTTGCCACAGCGTTTGACGCGCGCCAGACCGCCAGCCTCTCGGATGACCGCATTGCCGCCAAGGCCACGCGCGACGAGGATCGGCTGCGTGGCGCGGCAGAGGGGTTCGAGGCGCTTTTTCTCAATCAGATCCTACAATCGGGGCGCGCTGCGTCGTTTGGAGATTCGTTGACGGAAAGTTCTGCGACCCAGACCGCTCAATCCTTGCTTGACAGCACGCTGACCGAAGTCGGGGCCGGGCGTTCGGGTCTGGGCCTATCAGAGGCAATTTATCGCCAGTTTTCCGCCCATCTGGGTGGGGTTCAGGAGTAA
- the flgK gene encoding flagellar hook-associated protein FlgK: protein MVDLMDIGRGGVLAYRTALGVTGENIANVDTAGYRRRDAVMQEVGVGGGVDVVDIRRAFDGLVAARSRDAQSTLGAAETHLSHVQALEDRLLPGEGGLPDLLDGFFDALDGLSQVPEDQGLRQAVLSAGTALAGGVADLAEGIDVLTRNVREEIAQTVERANTVLSGLAEVQEQLAQVTDERARNPLLDQRDRLLVNLAELVAIDVEMDDAGRATVRLGADGSGPMVLERGRAGRIEVGTAGRYTVTSADTKAVEVQTTLSGGMLGGLANAAGAMAQAASDLDLWASRMADEINAVHAQGLTPTGGRGGALFSVSGWEATPGALMRGTGAASVTITDATVMPAGPLTLVQDAPSGLWQARDAAGQVLATGEQTLSLPGLRIEMSGVPLDGDRITLARQDASARHMTLVLNDPQGIAAAGTLTISAVPGNRGTATLSATVLSAQGTGPRDLSGVLGENPVEFLNAGVIGVIAAGHADAALSVQPRLAAMDLGPLAGATPQALSLTTPEGVAQFALPAGLTTDALAAALNSGAVETADGQRLAAFGLLAEAQGDTLTLMARDGVLPLAASLATNLGSVAGVVVADAAPAAVLSVFTRDGRQLSGPPLGATEAAALLTQENGFHADAAYSADYLDGAAPYGGLSLGRQSVGGDHVALLGQAGGIAAWTGTIPAPANPSVEVGYEGATQSSTLRLPEGANAAWMAQELTTALPVRAEAETRLALALPTSGVLSFQLSGQNLTPVTISADMGAVGVAGLQAAINAQSGATGIRAERAPNGGRLVLVEDQGADISLSRLTHSGGEAALLTRLAPDGAALGTVSLGAGGPDAARISGTVRLSGSAGFGVTENGVLQVAAPDGFENGLITRQTGAAGAQVTLTPAEPGPGDLSLRRIAVTGADGRVVTAEADPALGSGAAMARALAADLRATAPASRITGAALPALPPDGAQMRVSLGAQDYGIRMSGGAPVVSGPEAGRITARFDENNRLILETEGGTLDGSALRLPSDAGEAARFGMGAGNAPVTTVIGQPFDAGSLPSSFTIKLNGQEHFVSVSAGAVVLPVTFPGTGYINTAFGRVEIEFSALDGEMMIEAQPGAAAAGFETLGLRAEVTEDGALRLTATDDRVLGVENVATGGGSVLRLNSIPDEDLIVVMGGTGALRLAGQISDTPATERAREVRVLDATTGLVGLFDRDSGAHLASRTLDAAGTARFGDLEITLGGGRVTGDRYLIAPNAGGAGDGRSVEAMANLRQRDGLTGRGGYATGFASLQQRAGAQVTASESRVAIAEAEAESAARAESELGGVDLDAEAAQLMQQQQAYQANAQVLSVARSLFDTLLQAI, encoded by the coding sequence ATGGTCGATCTCATGGACATCGGGCGCGGCGGGGTTCTGGCCTATCGCACAGCGCTTGGCGTGACCGGCGAGAATATCGCCAATGTCGATACGGCTGGGTATCGCCGCCGCGACGCAGTGATGCAGGAGGTTGGTGTTGGTGGCGGCGTGGACGTGGTGGACATCCGCCGCGCCTTTGACGGGTTGGTGGCTGCGCGCAGCCGCGATGCCCAAAGCACGCTTGGTGCGGCAGAGACGCATTTGAGCCATGTGCAGGCGCTGGAAGATCGCCTTTTGCCGGGTGAAGGCGGCTTGCCCGACTTGCTGGATGGATTTTTCGATGCGCTCGACGGGTTGTCGCAGGTGCCTGAGGATCAGGGGCTGCGGCAAGCGGTCTTGAGTGCGGGCACAGCGCTGGCCGGGGGTGTGGCCGATCTGGCCGAAGGGATCGACGTGCTGACGCGCAACGTGCGCGAAGAGATCGCACAGACCGTAGAGCGGGCCAACACCGTCTTGAGCGGTTTGGCCGAGGTTCAGGAACAATTGGCGCAGGTCACCGATGAGCGCGCGCGCAATCCTCTGTTGGATCAGCGCGACCGGCTCTTGGTCAATCTTGCGGAACTTGTGGCGATTGATGTCGAGATGGATGATGCTGGCCGCGCGACCGTGCGGCTTGGCGCGGATGGCAGCGGGCCGATGGTGTTGGAACGCGGTCGTGCCGGGCGGATCGAGGTCGGCACGGCGGGGCGCTACACTGTCACCTCCGCTGACACCAAAGCGGTCGAGGTGCAGACCACGTTGAGCGGCGGAATGCTGGGCGGTCTGGCGAATGCCGCCGGGGCCATGGCGCAAGCGGCCTCTGATCTGGATCTCTGGGCCAGCCGGATGGCCGACGAAATCAACGCGGTACATGCCCAAGGCCTGACGCCCACGGGCGGGCGTGGTGGCGCGCTCTTTTCCGTATCGGGATGGGAGGCCACGCCGGGCGCGCTGATGCGCGGCACGGGCGCGGCCAGTGTGACAATCACCGATGCAACTGTCATGCCTGCGGGGCCGCTGACCCTGGTGCAGGATGCACCCTCTGGGCTGTGGCAGGCGCGCGATGCGGCTGGGCAGGTTCTGGCGACGGGCGAACAGACCCTCAGCCTGCCGGGGTTACGGATCGAGATGAGTGGTGTGCCGCTGGATGGCGACCGGATCACGCTGGCACGGCAGGATGCCTCGGCGCGGCATATGACACTTGTGCTAAACGACCCTCAGGGGATTGCGGCAGCCGGCACATTGACAATCAGCGCCGTGCCGGGCAATCGCGGCACTGCCACGCTAAGCGCCACGGTGCTCAGCGCACAGGGCACCGGACCGCGGGATCTGTCGGGGGTTCTGGGGGAAAACCCTGTCGAATTTCTGAATGCAGGCGTCATCGGCGTGATCGCGGCGGGTCATGCAGATGCCGCGCTGTCGGTGCAACCGCGCCTTGCGGCGATGGATCTAGGGCCGCTTGCAGGGGCAACCCCGCAAGCGCTAAGCCTGACCACGCCCGAAGGTGTCGCGCAATTCGCACTGCCTGCGGGGCTGACGACCGACGCACTGGCGGCGGCGCTGAATTCCGGCGCGGTAGAAACCGCTGATGGGCAGCGCCTGGCCGCCTTTGGGCTTTTGGCCGAGGCGCAGGGTGATACGTTGACCCTTATGGCCCGTGACGGGGTCTTGCCGCTTGCCGCGAGCCTTGCGACCAATCTTGGCAGCGTGGCGGGTGTGGTCGTCGCCGATGCGGCCCCGGCGGCGGTGCTGTCGGTCTTTACCCGCGACGGGCGGCAACTTTCTGGTCCGCCTTTGGGTGCCACCGAGGCGGCCGCGCTGTTGACGCAGGAAAACGGGTTTCACGCAGATGCGGCCTATAGCGCCGACTACCTGGACGGGGCCGCGCCCTATGGTGGGCTCAGCCTTGGGCGGCAATCCGTGGGGGGCGATCACGTGGCGCTCTTGGGGCAGGCGGGTGGTATTGCTGCCTGGACCGGCACCATCCCCGCCCCGGCCAATCCCAGCGTTGAGGTCGGCTATGAGGGGGCGACGCAATCCAGCACGCTGCGTCTACCAGAGGGGGCCAATGCGGCCTGGATGGCGCAGGAACTGACAACCGCCCTGCCGGTGCGCGCCGAGGCGGAAACACGGCTTGCGCTGGCGTTGCCAACAAGCGGTGTGCTGTCCTTTCAGCTGAGCGGGCAGAACCTGACGCCCGTCACGATTTCGGCCGATATGGGCGCGGTCGGGGTGGCAGGGCTGCAAGCGGCGATCAACGCGCAATCGGGGGCCACGGGCATCCGCGCCGAGCGGGCCCCCAATGGCGGTCGGCTGGTGCTGGTCGAGGATCAAGGCGCAGATATTTCCCTGTCGCGCCTCACCCACTCCGGAGGCGAGGCCGCCTTGTTGACGCGGTTGGCACCGGATGGCGCGGCGTTGGGCACGGTGAGCCTTGGGGCTGGCGGGCCGGATGCGGCGCGGATTTCCGGCACGGTGCGCCTGAGCGGTAGCGCTGGCTTTGGCGTCACCGAGAACGGTGTTTTGCAGGTGGCCGCACCAGATGGGTTCGAGAACGGCCTTATCACACGGCAGACTGGCGCAGCAGGCGCGCAAGTGACCCTGACCCCGGCAGAGCCGGGACCGGGGGATCTGAGCCTGAGACGGATCGCCGTGACCGGGGCCGATGGCCGCGTGGTGACGGCTGAGGCCGATCCGGCGCTTGGCTCGGGGGCCGCAATGGCGCGGGCGCTGGCCGCTGATCTGCGGGCTACGGCCCCAGCAAGCCGGATCACGGGTGCAGCGCTACCGGCGCTGCCACCCGATGGCGCGCAAATGCGCGTGAGCCTTGGGGCGCAGGACTATGGCATTCGGATGAGCGGCGGCGCGCCGGTGGTGAGCGGCCCCGAAGCGGGACGTATTACCGCGCGATTTGACGAGAACAACCGCCTCATCCTTGAAACCGAGGGCGGCACGCTTGATGGCTCTGCTCTGCGTCTGCCCAGCGATGCGGGCGAGGCGGCGCGCTTTGGCATGGGGGCTGGCAATGCGCCGGTGACAACGGTCATCGGACAGCCGTTCGATGCCGGGAGCCTGCCGTCGAGCTTTACCATCAAGCTCAATGGGCAGGAGCATTTTGTCAGCGTGTCGGCGGGGGCGGTGGTTCTGCCTGTTACGTTCCCCGGCACAGGCTATATCAACACCGCCTTTGGCCGGGTCGAGATCGAGTTCAGCGCCCTTGACGGCGAAATGATGATTGAGGCGCAGCCGGGGGCGGCAGCTGCCGGGTTCGAGACCTTGGGCCTGCGCGCCGAGGTGACAGAAGACGGCGCGCTGCGTCTGACGGCCACGGATGACCGGGTGCTTGGGGTTGAGAATGTCGCCACTGGCGGGGGCTCTGTGCTGCGCCTCAACTCTATTCCTGATGAGGATCTGATCGTGGTGATGGGCGGCACTGGTGCCCTGCGTCTGGCAGGACAGATCAGCGATACGCCCGCGACAGAGCGCGCCCGCGAAGTGCGGGTGCTTGATGCCACCACAGGTCTTGTCGGGCTTTTCGATCGCGACAGTGGCGCGCATTTGGCGTCGCGCACGCTGGATGCGGCGGGCACGGCACGATTTGGCGATCTGGAGATCACGTTGGGCGGTGGGCGCGTGACCGGTGACAGATATTTGATTGCGCCCAACGCAGGCGGGGCCGGGGACGGGCGCAGTGTCGAGGCGATGGCCAATCTGCGGCAGCGCGACGGGCTGACCGGGCGGGGCGGCTATGCCACCGGCTTTGCCAGTCTGCAACAGCGGGCGGGGGCACAGGTTACGGCCAGCGAGAGCCGGGTCGCCATTGCCGAGGCCGAGGCTGAGAGCGCTGCACGCGCCGAGTCAGAGTTGGGCGGCGTCGATCTGGATGCGGAAGCGGCGCAATTGATGCAACAGCAACAGGCCTATCAGGCCAATGCACAGGTCCTTTCAGTGGCGCGGTCCCTGTTCGACACCCTGCTGCAAGCGATATGA
- the flgL gene encoding flagellar hook-associated protein FlgL, whose translation MSIGTSFFHNVTTRNLSQVNERISDLQGQISSGVNDPRPSADPVRALRLSAAKEQQEALDRYSNNLERAGARLDQADTVLSEAGNVMRRVGELALRAASDTATATERDSIGTEVRALRDSLLGLANARDESGRALFGGYGTQSDPFRDGPGGVVYQGDGGQSRLQVSESLSLPTGLSGDAVFAIGSEGGDVFAVIDDFLASLGTASSAPRASVTGAGQLDLDLTLSRAPAAWSMTLEGPLGSTTIPFVAAEGAMSGAVEAINAQTAATGISAALDPETGGLMLTAQGDVKVSNIARAPDTGGVLMVARDAEGGTQALVPFARTRDAVIDRLRGASEHLIDQRTQLGALSADAARQSDVIDNRKLAMSQAVSGLEDLDLANALTRLQQSMLTRDATQQAYVRITQQSLFDFLR comes from the coding sequence ATGAGTATCGGCACCAGTTTTTTTCACAACGTCACCACACGCAACCTGTCACAGGTCAATGAGCGGATATCCGATCTTCAGGGGCAGATTTCCTCTGGCGTGAATGATCCCCGCCCCTCTGCCGATCCGGTGCGCGCCTTGCGCCTGTCGGCGGCCAAAGAACAGCAAGAGGCGTTGGATCGTTATTCCAATAATCTTGAACGGGCCGGGGCGCGGCTGGATCAGGCCGACACGGTGCTGAGCGAGGCGGGCAATGTCATGCGCCGGGTGGGCGAGTTGGCGCTGCGTGCGGCATCGGACACGGCGACGGCGACCGAGCGCGACAGTATCGGCACCGAGGTGCGGGCGCTGCGCGACAGCCTCTTGGGCCTTGCCAATGCCCGCGACGAGAGCGGCCGTGCGCTCTTTGGCGGCTATGGCACGCAATCCGATCCGTTTCGCGATGGACCGGGCGGCGTGGTCTATCAGGGCGATGGTGGGCAATCGCGCTTGCAGGTTTCGGAATCCCTGAGCCTGCCAACAGGGCTGAGCGGGGATGCGGTGTTTGCGATCGGGTCTGAAGGCGGCGATGTCTTTGCCGTGATCGACGACTTTCTGGCCAGCCTTGGCACAGCGAGCAGCGCGCCGCGTGCCAGCGTCACGGGTGCAGGCCAGCTTGACCTTGATCTGACCCTGAGCCGTGCGCCGGCTGCGTGGTCCATGACGCTGGAGGGGCCTTTGGGATCTACGACGATTCCATTTGTCGCCGCAGAAGGGGCCATGTCAGGGGCGGTTGAGGCGATCAATGCCCAGACCGCAGCCACCGGCATCAGCGCCGCGCTTGATCCCGAGACGGGTGGTCTGATGCTCACGGCGCAGGGCGATGTGAAGGTCTCGAATATCGCGCGCGCGCCCGATACAGGCGGGGTGTTGATGGTGGCACGCGACGCCGAAGGCGGGACGCAAGCGCTGGTGCCCTTTGCGCGTACGCGGGATGCGGTGATTGATCGGTTGCGCGGGGCGTCAGAGCATCTGATCGACCAACGCACGCAATTGGGGGCTCTGTCGGCGGATGCCGCGCGGCAATCGGATGTGATCGACAACCGCAAGCTGGCGATGAGCCAAGCGGTGTCAGGGCTGGAGGATCTTGATCTTGCCAATGCGCTGACGCGGCTTCAGCAATCCATGCTGACGCGGGACGCCACGCAACAGGCCTATGTGCGCATCACCCAGCAAAGCCTGTTTGATTTCCTGCGCTGA
- a CDS encoding transglycosylase SLT domain-containing protein, translating to MRHLILLCVALFWVPSLSAASPANCEALATQAAERHGLPKGLLRAIARTESGRALGDTGTRAWAWTSNVRGKGYYYSGKDEALTHLRQLVSRGVRGFDVGCMQLNYRWHGDNFATLEEMIDPVQNIEYAARYLSELRAETGSWDAATRYYHSRDPRRGAAYLGRVQAVMARLGPVEAMPAVERQSEVARAAPMVTGPSLPPREAPRLADPAPREDRRFAGAAPLVSRVQNVRYWETASLPEGAVPVMPMRKTPQKTRR from the coding sequence ATGAGACATCTTATCCTTCTGTGTGTGGCGCTATTCTGGGTGCCGTCCCTTTCCGCCGCCAGCCCCGCGAATTGCGAGGCGCTGGCGACGCAGGCGGCTGAGCGTCATGGTTTGCCCAAGGGCCTGTTGCGCGCCATCGCGCGCACAGAATCGGGACGGGCACTGGGCGACACCGGGACACGGGCCTGGGCCTGGACCTCGAATGTGCGGGGCAAGGGCTATTACTACTCAGGCAAAGACGAGGCGCTGACCCATCTGCGGCAGTTGGTTTCGCGCGGGGTTCGGGGGTTTGATGTGGGCTGTATGCAGCTCAATTATCGCTGGCATGGCGATAATTTCGCCACTCTCGAAGAGATGATCGACCCTGTCCAGAATATAGAATACGCCGCCCGATACCTAAGCGAATTACGCGCGGAAACCGGCAGTTGGGACGCGGCAACGCGCTATTACCATTCCCGCGATCCACGGCGCGGCGCGGCTTATCTGGGGCGCGTGCAGGCTGTCATGGCGCGGCTAGGCCCGGTCGAGGCGATGCCAGCTGTGGAACGACAGTCCGAGGTTGCGCGCGCCGCGCCGATGGTCACGGGGCCAAGCCTTCCCCCACGCGAAGCGCCGCGCCTTGCAGACCCGGCACCGCGTGAGGACCGGCGTTTTGCCGGGGCCGCGCCGCTTGTCAGCCGGGTGCAGAACGTGCGGTATTGGGAAACCGCTTCTCTTCCCGAAGGCGCAGTGCCGGTCATGCCCATGCGCAAGACCCCGCAAAAGACGCGCCGCTGA